In Bubalus bubalis isolate 160015118507 breed Murrah chromosome 3, NDDB_SH_1, whole genome shotgun sequence, a genomic segment contains:
- the LOC102395996 gene encoding keratin-associated protein 3-3, producing MACCAPLCCNVRTSPATTICSSDKFCRCGVCLPSTCPHTVWLLEPTCCDNCPPPCHIPQPCVPTCFLLNSSQPTPGLETINLTTYTQPSCEPCIPSCC from the coding sequence ATGGCTTGCTGTGCTCCCCTCTGCTGCAACGTCCGCACCAGCCCCGCCACCACCATCTGCTCCTCTGACAAATTCTGCAGGTGTGGAGTCTGCCTGCCCAGCACCTGCCCACACACAGTCTGGTTACTGGAGCCAACCTGCTGTGACAACTGCCCCCCACCTTGCCACATTCCTCAGCCCTGTGTGCCCACCTGCTTCCTGCTCAACTCTTCCCAGCCCACCCCAGGCCTGGAAACCATCAACCTCACAACCTACACTCAGCCCAGCTGTGAGCCCTGCATCCCAAGCTGCTGCTGA
- the KRT40 gene encoding keratin, type I cytoskeletal 40: protein MASDCSPTGCSSESSARASDCALASTCSMETTCLPSACATSICQTPSFLSGSRLPTGCLPPACFAGSCNIPCVVGNCAWCEDGVFNSNEKETMQFLNDRLASYLEKVRGLEELNAELECRIGEQCEEDVPLVCPDYQCYFDTIEDLQQKILCTKAENCRLAVQLDNCKLAADDFRSKYESELSLRQLVETDISGLRGILGELTVCRSDLEAHVESLKDDLLCLKKSHEEEVNMLRGQLGDRLSVELDTAPTTDLNRVLDEMRCQYETVLANNRRDVEEWFAAQTEELNQQQLSSAEQLQGCQTEILELKRTANTLEIELQAQQSLTESLECTVAETEAQYSSELAQIQCLIDNVENQLAEIRCDLERQNQEYQVLLDTKARLECEINTYQGLLDSEDSRLPCNPCSATSTSNDTCEPCSAYIICTVENSCP from the exons ATGGCTTCTGACTGTTCCCCCACGGGCTGCTCTTCTGAATCCAGTGCCAGGGCTTCTGATTGTGCGCTTGCTTCAACCTGTTCCATGGAAACCACTTGTCTCCCCAGCGCCTGTGCCACATCCATCTGCCAGACCCCCAGCTTTCTATCCGGGTCTCGCCTGCCAACTGGGTGCCTCCCGCCCGCCTGCTTTGCTGGGAGTTGTAATATTCCGTGCGTGGTGGGGAACTGCGCCTGGTGTGAGGATGGTGTGTTCAACAGTAACGAGAAGGAGACGATGCAGTTCCTGAATGACAGGCTCGCCAGCTATCTGGAGAAGGTGCGCGGGCTGGAGGAGTTGAATGCCGAGTTGGAATGCAGGAtcggagaacagtgtgaagaggATGTCCCGTTGGTGTGCCCTGATTATCAGTGTTACTTCGACACCATTGAAGATCTCCAACAAAAG ATCTTGTGTACGAAGGCTGAGAATTGCAGACTTGCTGTACAGCTTGACAACTGCAAACTGGCTGCTGATGACTTTAGGTCAAA GTACGAGTCTGAACTCTCTCTTCGCCAGCTGGTAGAGACTGACATTAGTGGCCTGCGTGGGATTCTGGGAGAGCTGACTGTGTGCAGATCTGATCTGGAGGCCCATGTGGAGTCTCTGAAGGATGATCTCCTTTGCCTTAAGAAGAGCCATGAAGAG GAGGTCAACATGCTTCGTGGACAGCTGGGTGACCGACTCAGTGTGGAGCTAGACACGGCCCCCACTACGGATCTCAACAGGGTCTTGGATGAGATGCGTTGTCAGTATGAAACTGTGCTCGCCAACAACCGCAGAGACGTGGAAGAATGGTTCGCTGCTCAG ACAGAGGAACTGAATCAGCAGCAGCTATCCAGTGCAGAGCAGCTGCAGGGCTGCCAGACGGAGATCTTGGAACTGAAGCGCACAGCCAACACTCTGGAAATTGAGCTTCAAGCACAGCAGAGCCTG ACAGAATCTCTGGAATGCACCGTGGCAGAGACTGAGGCCCAGTACAGCTCGGAGCTGGCCCAGATACAATGTCTGATCGATAACGTGGAGAACCAGCTGGCTGAGATCCGCTGCGACCTGGAGCGGCAGAACCAGGAGTATCAGGTGCTGCTGGACACCAAGGCCCGGCTGGAGTGTGAGATCAACACATACCAGGGGCTGCTGGACAGCGAGGACAGCAG gcttccctgtaacccatgttctgcaacaagcaCGTCAAACGACACTTGTGAGCCATGCTCGGCGTACATAATTTGCACAGTTGAAAACAGCTGTCCCTGA